The Geomonas ferrireducens DNA segment GGGCGAGGCGCACCGACTCGCCGCGCACGGGCGGCAGACCATCCTCGCACGGCACACCTGCCGGCACCGCGTCGACGAACTGCTCGGCATCTGCCGCGAGTTTGGGGTGGCAGATTAGAAGTTCCGTGGGTATGGCTAAAAGGTCGTCCACGAAGCGTCGCAGGTGACCTTTTGCTCCCCCCTTTGCGAAGGGGGGCCGGGGGGGATTTGCTTTTTGTTGGCAGGTCCGAACAGAAGTTGCGCAGCATCTGCGATCAACTGCGCACTTTGCAGGAATGGTCTCGGTTGCATGGCAGAAACAAGGCAAATCCCCCCTTGCCCCCCTTCGCAAAGGGGGGGACGCTGGGCCCGCTTTCTGCTTCGTGGGAACACACATTGGTTCCCCGGATTCCCGGTCGAACCTCGGAATGCTCCGAAGAACTGCATAGAAAGGAAATAACTGCATGGCCGCACCGCTCAACATCTCCTTTTTCGCCTCGAGCCTGGTATCCGCCTACTGGAACGGTGCCGCCACCTATTACCGCGGCATGGTGCGGGCGCTCGCCCGCCTGGGGCACCGCGTCACCTTCTACGAGCCGGACGCCTACGGGCGACAGGCACACCGCGACATGGAGGACCCGGACTGGGCGACCGTCGTGGTCTACCCGGCGACCGAGGAGGGAGTGTTTAGTTCCCTCGAGGCGGCCCGCGGCTCGGATATCGTGGTGAAGGCGAGCGGAGTCGGGGTCTTCGACGCGCTGCTCGAGGCCGAAGTGCTCGGTCTGAAGCGGGAAGGAACCCAGGTGATCTTCTGGGACGTGGACGCACCGGCGACCTTGGAGCGGATCGGTACCCACCCGGCGGACCCGTTTCTCCCACTCGTGCCGCGGTACGACATGATCCTCACCTACGGCGGCGGCGACCCTGTCGTGCGGGCCTACCGGGGCTTCGGAGCGCGGGAGTGTATTCCCATCTACAACGCGCTCGACCCGGACACACATCACCCGGTCAGTCCCGACGAGCGCTTGCGCGCCGACCTCTCCTTCCTGGGGAACCGTCTGCCGGACCGCGAACGGCGCGTCGAGGAGTTCTTCCTGTCCGTAGCCGAAAGGCTACCCCGGCGCAGTTTCCTTTTGGCCGGCAGCGGCTGG contains these protein-coding regions:
- a CDS encoding CgeB family protein; protein product: MAAPLNISFFASSLVSAYWNGAATYYRGMVRALARLGHRVTFYEPDAYGRQAHRDMEDPDWATVVVYPATEEGVFSSLEAARGSDIVVKASGVGVFDALLEAEVLGLKREGTQVIFWDVDAPATLERIGTHPADPFLPLVPRYDMILTYGGGDPVVRAYRGFGARECIPIYNALDPDTHHPVSPDERLRADLSFLGNRLPDRERRVEEFFLSVAERLPRRSFLLAGSGWEDKSKSENVRYIGHLGTGDHNAFNCSPMAVLNVSRDGMARYGFSPATRVFEAAGAGACMITDLWEGIGEFFEPEREILVAANGEEVAQILERLTPALAAEVGRKARARVRAEHTYTHRARQFEEIFSAGSARRIGRLP